A single bacterium DNA region contains:
- a CDS encoding pyridoxal phosphate-dependent aminotransferase — protein sequence MPQTPPASNPDPPRDRRWSARAESLAPFLAMEVLERAAELERDGIDVAHLELGEPEFAPPEAANRAVELALARDDTNYTDSRGLWTLRESITDDLARRFGASVDPERVLVTQGTSSAMTLVFACLVDPGDEVILPTPHYPCYPNFVRFCGGEPVFVETDADAGWHIDPARVRAAITPRTKAIVVGSPANPTGAVQPRDVMEALAALGPTLVSDEIYDGLVYDGARTTSALEISDEAFVLDGFSKRYAMTGFRLGWVVAPEAAMRRLQILQQNLFISAGSFVQHAGIAALAEGAEMSAALLEACTDRRRLLVDGLRGLGFGIERAPEGAFYVLADARAFGSDSRALAFDLLEEAHVGCTPGIDFGAAAEGRLRFCYALARETIETALERMAPVLAARREKVLSARRENREVGA from the coding sequence ATGCCGCAGACGCCGCCCGCTTCGAATCCGGACCCGCCGCGAGACCGCCGCTGGAGCGCCCGGGCCGAGTCCCTCGCGCCCTTTCTGGCGATGGAGGTCCTCGAGCGCGCCGCGGAGCTCGAGCGGGACGGGATCGACGTCGCCCACCTCGAGCTGGGCGAGCCCGAATTCGCGCCGCCGGAGGCCGCCAACCGTGCCGTCGAGCTCGCCCTCGCGCGGGACGACACGAACTACACGGACAGCCGGGGGCTCTGGACGCTGCGCGAATCGATCACCGACGATCTGGCACGTCGCTTCGGTGCTTCGGTCGACCCGGAGCGGGTGCTGGTGACCCAGGGCACGTCGAGCGCGATGACCCTGGTCTTCGCGTGCCTGGTCGACCCGGGGGACGAGGTGATCCTGCCGACGCCCCACTATCCCTGCTACCCGAACTTCGTGCGTTTCTGTGGGGGCGAGCCGGTCTTCGTCGAGACCGACGCCGACGCGGGCTGGCACATCGATCCAGCGCGGGTGCGCGCAGCCATCACGCCGCGCACGAAGGCGATCGTCGTCGGCTCTCCGGCGAACCCGACCGGCGCCGTGCAGCCGCGCGACGTGATGGAGGCCCTCGCCGCCCTCGGCCCGACCCTGGTCTCCGACGAGATCTACGACGGGCTCGTCTACGACGGCGCCCGGACGACCTCGGCGCTCGAGATTTCGGACGAAGCCTTCGTCCTCGACGGGTTCTCGAAGCGGTACGCGATGACCGGCTTCCGGCTCGGGTGGGTCGTCGCGCCCGAAGCGGCCATGCGGCGGCTCCAGATCCTCCAGCAGAACCTCTTCATCTCGGCCGGCAGCTTCGTCCAGCACGCCGGGATCGCGGCGCTCGCCGAGGGGGCGGAGATGAGCGCCGCGCTGCTCGAAGCCTGCACCGACCGCCGCCGCCTGCTCGTCGACGGCCTCCGCGGGCTCGGCTTCGGGATCGAGCGGGCGCCGGAAGGCGCCTTCTACGTGCTCGCGGACGCGCGGGCGTTCGGGTCGGATTCCCGTGCGCTGGCCTTCGACCTCCTCGAGGAGGCCCACGTCGGCTGCACGCCGGGCATCGATTTCGGAGCGGCGGCGGAGGGGCGACTGCGCTTCTGTTACGCGCTGGCGCGGGAGACGATCGAGACGGCCCTCGAGAGGATGGCGCCGGTCCTTGCCGCGCGGCGCGAGAAGGTCCTTTCCGCTCGGCGCGAGAATCGGGAGGTGGGCGCATGA
- the yihA gene encoding ribosome biogenesis GTP-binding protein YihA/YsxC produces the protein MKILEAELIASAPRVEKLPESGLPEVAFLGRSNVGKSSLLNALARRKKLARTSSTPGKTRELVLFRVRTDRGEIGLVDLPGYGWAKVSRKERASWQRLAEGYLARRESLCLAMVLQDVRRSWSEDEALLLAWLAEQGVPGRILLTKTDKLKLMKRKEAVKKLRAAIGEGFGKPIATSSQKGEGLDVVWRTCFEFAYPERFRDPDEEAPAEAVGTPEPAAHEGPVEG, from the coding sequence ATGAAGATCCTCGAGGCCGAGCTGATCGCCTCGGCGCCTCGCGTCGAGAAGCTGCCCGAGTCGGGGTTGCCGGAGGTCGCCTTCCTCGGCCGCTCGAACGTGGGGAAGTCGAGCCTGCTGAACGCGCTCGCGCGGCGGAAGAAGCTCGCGCGGACGAGCAGTACGCCGGGCAAGACCCGCGAGCTCGTGCTCTTCCGCGTACGGACCGATCGCGGGGAGATCGGCCTCGTGGACCTTCCTGGATACGGTTGGGCGAAGGTGTCTCGAAAGGAACGCGCGAGCTGGCAGCGCCTCGCGGAGGGCTACCTCGCCCGCCGCGAATCGCTCTGTCTGGCGATGGTCCTCCAGGACGTGCGCCGCAGCTGGAGCGAGGACGAAGCGCTTCTGCTCGCGTGGCTCGCCGAGCAGGGCGTGCCGGGTCGCATCCTCCTGACGAAGACCGACAAGCTGAAGCTCATGAAGCGCAAGGAAGCCGTGAAGAAGCTCCGCGCGGCGATCGGCGAAGGGTTCGGGAAACCGATCGCGACGTCGTCGCAGAAGGGCGAAGGGCTCGACGTCGTCTGGCGGACCTGTTTCGAGTTCGCGTATCCCGAGCGGTTCCGGGATCCCGACGAAGAAGCGCCGGCGGAGGCGGTGGGGACGCCCGAGCCTGCCGCGCACGAAGGTCCGGTCGAGGGCTGA
- the cofE gene encoding coenzyme F420-0:L-glutamate ligase, producing the protein MSETPAGTTFPLRLVPIPGLPEVEPGTDLAAMIRDAAASADVELDGRIVVIAQKIVSKAEGRLVRLEDVTPGEEAKEIAADHDRDPRQVQIVLDESTRIVRRGNNVLICETKHGFVCANAGVDLSNAPGEDIAVLLPLDPDASARRIHEALSTQGAHTPVVITDTFGRPWRDGLVDVALGSAGLAPIKDDRGSRDRIGRELLVTQPATADQLAAAAGLLMLKSAGIPVVVVEGFPISGDGGVADILRDPATDLFR; encoded by the coding sequence ATGTCTGAGACGCCCGCCGGCACGACCTTCCCACTCCGCCTCGTGCCGATCCCCGGCCTGCCCGAGGTCGAGCCCGGGACCGATCTCGCGGCGATGATCCGTGATGCCGCCGCCAGCGCGGACGTCGAGCTCGACGGCCGGATCGTCGTGATCGCCCAGAAGATCGTGTCGAAGGCGGAAGGACGCCTCGTCCGGCTCGAAGACGTGACGCCGGGCGAGGAGGCGAAGGAGATCGCGGCCGATCACGACCGCGACCCGCGCCAGGTCCAGATCGTGCTCGACGAGAGCACACGCATCGTCCGACGCGGCAACAACGTCCTGATCTGCGAAACGAAGCACGGCTTCGTCTGCGCCAACGCCGGCGTCGATCTCTCGAACGCGCCGGGCGAGGACATCGCCGTGCTGCTGCCCCTCGACCCCGACGCGTCGGCACGCCGGATCCACGAGGCGCTCTCGACCCAGGGGGCCCACACGCCCGTCGTGATCACCGACACCTTCGGCCGCCCCTGGCGCGACGGACTCGTCGACGTCGCCCTCGGCTCCGCCGGTCTCGCCCCGATCAAGGACGACCGCGGCTCCCGCGACCGGATCGGTCGCGAGCTGCTCGTGACCCAGCCCGCGACCGCGGACCAGCTCGCCGCGGCAGCGGGGCTGCTCATGCTGAAGAGCGCGGGGATCCCGGTGGTCGTCGTCGAAGGGTTTCCGATCTCCGGCGATGGCGGCGTGGCGGACATCCTGCGCGATCCCGCGACCGACCTCTTCCGCTAG
- the cofC gene encoding 2-phospho-L-lactate guanylyltransferase — MTIALIPVKNLEDSKSRLLSRLPDGLRRRLTLAMLEDLIEALDATPGIDRIAVTTPDETVATHARAAGAEVLLRPEPGLNAALEDGRERLCGVGDDLLFVLGDVAGALASDFTRLLEAAANEGPSVWLAPSADGGTSALLHHPAGLIPCRFGPDSAKRHGEAAADAGVPLHELALASLAIDLDQPEDLDAFLETVGGGVRTRTLLREAADGDDDV, encoded by the coding sequence ATGACGATCGCGCTGATCCCGGTGAAGAACCTCGAGGACAGCAAGTCCCGACTCCTTTCGCGGCTGCCGGACGGGCTGCGGCGACGGCTCACGCTGGCGATGCTCGAAGACCTGATCGAGGCGCTCGACGCGACGCCGGGGATCGACCGGATCGCGGTCACGACCCCGGACGAGACGGTCGCGACCCACGCCCGGGCGGCCGGCGCCGAGGTCCTGCTGCGTCCCGAGCCCGGATTGAACGCGGCCCTCGAAGACGGACGCGAACGACTCTGTGGCGTGGGCGACGACCTCCTCTTCGTCCTCGGCGACGTCGCGGGCGCCCTCGCGAGCGACTTCACGCGCCTTCTGGAAGCGGCCGCGAACGAGGGGCCGAGCGTCTGGCTCGCGCCTTCGGCGGACGGCGGCACGTCCGCCCTCCTCCATCATCCCGCCGGGCTGATCCCGTGCCGCTTCGGCCCCGACAGCGCCAAGCGCCACGGCGAGGCGGCAGCGGACGCCGGCGTTCCCCTTCACGAGCTCGCCCTGGCTTCGCTGGCCATCGACCTCGATCAGCCCGAGGACCTCGACGCCTTCCTCGAGACCGTGGGCGGCGGCGTCCGTACGCGGACGCTCCTGCGCGAGGCCGCCGACGGAGACGACGATGTCTGA
- the cofD gene encoding 2-phospho-L-lactate transferase — protein MSGAVVVLAGGVGAARYLRGVVRACPPEDVIVVVNTGDDRSFYGVHVSPDLDIVTYTLADRIDPERGFGLAGDTHRLVDRLSELGHEAWFRLGDADYANCLHRTLRLAEGAGLHEVADELRRDLGLALRLLPMSNDPCPTRVELSGGTSIHFEEYLVRDGAPTDVEAVDLSAARAATPAPGVLEAIAAADTILVCPSNPIVSIGPILAVPGVREALDATDSPIVAVSPIVSGAPIKGPAHTLLRALGIEVSALGVARFYADWIDGFVFDERDAELLPAVEALGLAATAVDTMMVDATVSESVARAALGVADRLR, from the coding sequence GTGAGCGGCGCGGTCGTCGTGCTCGCCGGCGGGGTCGGTGCGGCCCGCTACCTGCGCGGCGTCGTACGCGCCTGCCCGCCCGAGGACGTGATCGTCGTCGTGAACACCGGCGACGATCGCTCCTTCTACGGCGTGCACGTCTCCCCCGATCTCGACATCGTGACCTACACCCTCGCGGATCGGATCGATCCCGAGCGCGGCTTCGGTCTCGCAGGAGACACCCATCGCCTCGTCGATCGGCTCTCGGAGCTCGGCCACGAAGCCTGGTTCCGTCTCGGGGATGCGGACTACGCGAACTGCCTCCACCGCACGCTCCGCCTCGCCGAGGGCGCCGGCCTGCACGAGGTCGCGGACGAGCTGCGCCGGGACCTCGGTCTCGCGCTCCGGCTCCTGCCCATGTCGAACGACCCGTGCCCGACCCGGGTCGAGCTGAGCGGGGGGACCTCGATCCACTTCGAGGAGTACCTCGTGCGCGACGGCGCGCCGACGGACGTCGAGGCCGTCGACCTCTCCGCGGCCCGAGCCGCCACCCCCGCGCCGGGCGTGCTCGAAGCGATCGCCGCCGCCGACACGATCCTCGTCTGCCCGAGCAATCCCATCGTCTCGATCGGCCCGATCCTCGCCGTGCCCGGCGTGCGAGAGGCCCTCGACGCGACCGACTCGCCGATCGTCGCGGTCTCGCCCATCGTGAGCGGCGCCCCGATCAAGGGGCCCGCGCACACCCTGCTGCGGGCGCTCGGCATCGAAGTCTCGGCCCTCGGCGTCGCGCGCTTCTACGCGGATTGGATCGATGGGTTCGTGTTCGACGAACGGGACGCGGAGCTGCTCCCGGCGGTCGAGGCCCTCGGCCTCGCGGCGACGGCGGTCGATACGATGATGGTCGATGCGACGGTCTCCGAATCGGTCGCGCGGGCGGCGCTCGGGGTGGCGGACCGGCTGCGATGA
- a CDS encoding PEP-CTERM sorting domain-containing protein, translating to MTFRTLSRTWRARVAWAVFFSTAVGAGPAAAAALLSEVYYDAPGSDDGAVFVELSGPAGFVLDGWVIEGVNGSNGAVGPSIPLSGAIGADGLFVLADRFSDGTTGVANADLLANFDFQNGPDSVVLRDAAALVRDALGYGVFDADEIFAGEGSAAPDGVAGESLARVFADLDTDDNALDFVLLSSPTPGEAPFAVVPEPATGLLMALGLAGLSAAGRPKGRWRGADVLRSRR from the coding sequence ATGACGTTTCGAACTCTCTCTCGAACCTGGCGTGCCCGCGTTGCGTGGGCCGTCTTCTTCTCGACGGCGGTCGGCGCCGGTCCCGCCGCGGCGGCCGCTCTCCTCTCGGAGGTCTACTACGACGCTCCGGGCAGCGACGACGGCGCGGTCTTCGTCGAGCTCTCCGGTCCTGCCGGCTTCGTCCTCGATGGCTGGGTGATCGAAGGCGTGAACGGCAGCAACGGTGCGGTCGGTCCTTCGATCCCGCTCAGCGGGGCGATCGGTGCGGACGGGCTCTTCGTCCTTGCCGATCGTTTCTCCGACGGGACGACCGGCGTCGCGAACGCCGACCTGCTGGCGAACTTCGACTTCCAGAACGGTCCGGACAGCGTGGTCCTGCGTGATGCCGCAGCGCTCGTGCGCGATGCGCTCGGCTACGGCGTGTTCGACGCCGACGAGATCTTCGCGGGTGAGGGCTCGGCGGCGCCGGACGGGGTCGCCGGCGAGAGTCTCGCGCGCGTCTTCGCGGATCTCGACACCGACGACAACGCGCTCGACTTCGTGCTCCTCTCGAGTCCGACGCCCGGGGAGGCGCCCTTCGCGGTCGTCCCCGAGCCGGCCACCGGATTGCTGATGGCCCTCGGGCTCGCGGGGCTCTCGGCAGCGGGGCGACCGAAAGGGCGGTGGCGTGGGGCGGACGTGCTCCGCTCGCGCCGTTAG
- the ftsE gene encoding cell division ATP-binding protein FtsE, with amino-acid sequence MYHVSKSYMAGQYALHDISLEVRRGEFVFLTGASGAGKTTLLELIFAATEPSEGQILVLGRNVARLGAGAVPALRRRVGVVFQDFKLLDDRTVEENVRLALDVIGTPRREARTRVFQLLKSVGLQHRRFHHPKSLSGGEQQRVALARALVNEPEILLADEPTGNLDPELTIEIMDLIMAAATRGTTVIVATHDHSLIDRYGKRMLRLENGRIAEDLPAATAALGSSA; translated from the coding sequence ATGTACCACGTGTCGAAGTCGTACATGGCGGGGCAGTACGCGCTGCACGACATCTCGCTCGAGGTGCGCCGCGGCGAGTTCGTCTTTCTGACCGGCGCGTCCGGTGCGGGCAAGACGACGCTGCTCGAGCTGATCTTCGCGGCGACGGAGCCGTCCGAAGGCCAGATCCTCGTGCTCGGACGGAACGTCGCGCGCCTCGGAGCCGGCGCCGTGCCCGCGTTGCGTCGTCGAGTCGGCGTCGTCTTCCAGGACTTCAAGCTCCTTGACGACCGGACCGTCGAGGAGAACGTGCGGCTCGCCCTCGACGTGATCGGGACGCCGCGGCGCGAAGCGCGCACCCGCGTCTTCCAGCTGCTCAAGTCGGTCGGACTGCAGCACCGCCGCTTTCATCATCCGAAGTCGCTCTCCGGCGGCGAGCAGCAGCGCGTCGCTCTCGCGCGTGCGCTCGTGAACGAGCCGGAGATCCTGCTCGCCGACGAGCCCACGGGCAATCTCGACCCGGAGCTCACGATCGAGATCATGGACCTGATCATGGCGGCGGCGACCCGGGGAACGACCGTGATCGTCGCGACCCACGACCATTCGCTCATCGACCGCTACGGCAAGCGCATGCTTCGCCTCGAGAACGGCCGCATCGCGGAGGACCTGCCCGCCGCGACGGCCGCCCTCGGGAGCAGCGCATGA
- a CDS encoding permease-like cell division protein FtsX, with product MSRVLVLLRVMFANALRGVRQASATSLLAVLTIAVVLVLVGSASLLVGNMTGILDDFGAELQLTAYLDPDLPESELTPLAERVAAAPGVAAVELVTKDEALERFERIAGGGALLEGLEENPLPASLEIELRPDARTAASLATLRESLDGLPGIDELAHGEEWIEGYTRAVALIRGGAWGIGLVLGLAALLIVANTIRLAFYARRDELDILALVGASRTFVRVPFLLEGTLQGMLGGVVALVVVFGAYELLLPQLRYGLELLVGRAELSFFTWSEALSLVASGAGLGLLGAMTALAGWRGES from the coding sequence ATGAGTCGCGTCCTCGTCCTGCTCCGCGTGATGTTCGCCAACGCCCTGCGCGGCGTGCGGCAGGCGAGTGCGACGAGCCTCCTCGCGGTGCTCACGATCGCCGTCGTCCTGGTGCTCGTGGGGAGCGCCTCGCTCCTCGTCGGCAACATGACCGGGATCCTCGACGACTTCGGCGCGGAGCTGCAGCTGACCGCCTACCTCGACCCCGATCTGCCGGAGTCCGAGCTCACCCCGCTCGCGGAGCGGGTCGCGGCGGCCCCCGGAGTGGCGGCCGTCGAGCTCGTGACGAAGGACGAGGCCCTCGAACGCTTCGAGCGGATCGCCGGGGGTGGGGCGCTCCTCGAAGGGCTCGAGGAGAATCCGCTGCCCGCCTCCCTGGAGATCGAGCTTCGGCCGGACGCGCGCACGGCGGCGTCCCTCGCGACCCTGCGCGAGTCCCTCGACGGTCTGCCGGGTATCGACGAGCTCGCCCACGGAGAGGAATGGATCGAGGGCTACACCCGTGCGGTCGCGCTCATCCGCGGCGGCGCCTGGGGCATCGGCCTCGTGCTGGGTCTCGCGGCGCTGCTGATCGTGGCGAACACGATCCGCCTCGCGTTCTACGCGCGGCGCGACGAGCTCGACATCCTGGCGCTGGTCGGCGCGAGCCGGACCTTCGTCCGCGTGCCCTTCCTGCTCGAGGGGACGCTCCAGGGCATGCTCGGCGGCGTCGTCGCGCTGGTCGTCGTCTTCGGGGCGTACGAGCTGCTGCTGCCGCAGCTCCGCTACGGGCTCGAGCTCCTCGTCGGCCGGGCCGAGCTCTCCTTCTTCACGTGGAGCGAGGCGCTCTCGCTCGTCGCGTCGGGGGCCGGGCTCGGGTTGCTCGGGGCGATGACGGCGCTCGCGGGCTGGCGCGGCGAGTCGTGA
- a CDS encoding peptidoglycan DD-metalloendopeptidase family protein, with the protein MSRGSFTACVSACVSACVLGVLLASTASAQDRQEELDALRDRIHDSRERVTGHEADERALLEQLEDVDRRLTDVIRERDAARRDVVQAQTRVDALGPELDRARSALSSTQRALSARAVALYRGGELGPVRVLFSSESLPEMLTRASALRVLVRHDAGLVARHAEERDRLEAVEARERAALEERREADARLAGHAKRLAGEREQKGTILVRVREDRTTERRLLLELEQAAQALEETIRNLGSRASSGGVGGGFRERKGKLAPPVAAKVVERFGKVIDPEFRTTTFRSGIDFGAEAGVSVRAVAPGLVRFAGWFRGYGRIVIVDHGDGFHTISGHLDAIHVKVGTPVEDGEPLGTVGETGSLYGPSLYFELRENGQPVDPEPWLLDPRA; encoded by the coding sequence GTGAGTCGCGGATCGTTCACCGCGTGTGTGTCGGCGTGCGTGTCGGCGTGTGTGCTCGGTGTCCTCCTCGCGTCGACGGCGTCGGCGCAGGATCGCCAGGAAGAGCTGGATGCGTTGCGTGATCGCATCCACGACAGCCGCGAGCGCGTCACGGGTCACGAGGCGGACGAACGGGCGCTCCTCGAGCAGCTCGAAGACGTGGACCGGCGACTGACCGACGTGATCCGCGAGCGCGACGCGGCGCGACGCGACGTGGTGCAGGCCCAGACGCGGGTCGATGCGCTCGGCCCGGAGCTCGACCGGGCGCGCTCGGCCCTCAGCTCGACCCAGCGCGCACTCTCCGCGCGGGCGGTCGCGCTCTATCGCGGCGGCGAGCTCGGTCCCGTTCGCGTCCTCTTCTCTTCGGAATCGCTGCCCGAGATGCTCACCCGCGCGAGCGCCCTCCGCGTGCTCGTGCGGCACGACGCGGGCCTCGTGGCGCGCCATGCCGAGGAGCGGGACCGGCTCGAGGCCGTCGAGGCCAGGGAACGGGCGGCCCTCGAAGAGCGACGCGAGGCGGACGCGCGCCTCGCGGGCCACGCGAAGCGCCTCGCCGGCGAGCGCGAGCAGAAGGGCACGATCCTCGTGCGGGTCCGCGAAGACCGGACGACGGAGCGGCGGCTCCTCCTCGAACTCGAGCAGGCCGCGCAGGCCCTCGAGGAGACGATCCGGAACCTCGGCTCGCGCGCCTCGAGCGGCGGCGTCGGGGGCGGCTTCCGCGAGCGCAAGGGCAAGCTCGCGCCGCCGGTGGCGGCGAAGGTCGTCGAACGATTCGGCAAGGTCATCGACCCCGAGTTCAGGACCACGACCTTCCGGAGCGGCATCGACTTCGGCGCCGAAGCCGGCGTGAGCGTGCGGGCCGTCGCGCCGGGACTCGTCCGCTTCGCGGGCTGGTTCCGCGGCTACGGTCGGATCGTGATCGTCGACCACGGCGACGGCTTCCACACGATCTCGGGTCACCTCGACGCGATCCACGTGAAGGTCGGGACACCGGTCGAAGACGGAGAGCCCCTCGGCACCGTCGGCGAGACCGGTTCGCTCTACGGGCCGAGTCTCTACTTCGAGCTCCGCGAGAACGGGCAGCCGGTCGATCCGGAGCCGTGGCTGCTGGACCCACGGGCGTGA
- a CDS encoding S41 family peptidase encodes MNERPSTHPSRGGLASRLRRAAGALFVASIALAAQPLTALADEERDRRAQRYEDLAVFTSVLERVRSHYVEEVDEHALMESAMKGILEDLDPHSAFMTPDACEDMKVETRGEFHGIGIEISKASGAFIEVVSPIDGTPASRAGIQARDRITSICPTEKPADWTEDCRGTTEMSLVEAVSLMRGKRGTTISIYVLREGLAEPRRYEIERDTVKVASVRDEIVEPGIGHLKISSFQERTGADVRRSLDELREVNEGPLEGLVLDLRDNPGGLLNQAVEVADAWLGEGLVVYTQGRDERERTEFPAGDATREPDYPVVVLVNEGSASASEIVAGALQDHHRALVLGVPTFGKGSVQTIYDLDGGACLRITTALYYTPAGRSIQEVGIQPDLLVQRGDSEGGRLPSRRRVREKDLQGHFTQKDATELDGGTAPPTRILEHEQSPADGAAPDGETQALEASEQAEPVDVQLARAVEVLKSWTYFEDLRKMREERDGEATDGATVAAAEGS; translated from the coding sequence GTGAACGAGCGACCGTCCACCCACCCCTCCCGAGGCGGGCTGGCCTCGCGCCTGCGACGCGCTGCCGGGGCCCTCTTCGTGGCTTCGATCGCGCTCGCCGCGCAGCCCCTCACCGCGCTCGCCGACGAGGAGCGCGATCGCCGCGCCCAGCGCTACGAGGATCTCGCCGTCTTCACGAGCGTGCTCGAACGCGTGCGAAGCCACTATGTCGAAGAGGTCGACGAACACGCGCTGATGGAATCGGCGATGAAGGGGATCCTCGAGGACCTCGATCCGCACTCGGCCTTCATGACGCCGGACGCCTGCGAGGACATGAAGGTCGAGACCCGCGGCGAGTTCCACGGGATCGGCATCGAGATCTCGAAGGCGAGCGGCGCGTTCATCGAGGTCGTCTCCCCGATCGACGGCACCCCCGCTTCTCGCGCCGGCATCCAGGCCCGCGACCGCATCACCTCGATCTGTCCGACCGAGAAGCCGGCGGACTGGACCGAGGATTGTCGCGGCACGACGGAGATGAGTCTCGTCGAGGCCGTCTCGCTCATGCGCGGCAAGCGCGGCACGACGATCTCGATCTACGTCCTCCGCGAAGGCCTCGCCGAACCCCGGCGCTACGAGATCGAGCGGGACACAGTCAAGGTCGCGTCGGTCCGCGACGAGATCGTGGAGCCCGGGATCGGGCACCTCAAGATCTCCTCGTTCCAGGAACGAACCGGCGCGGACGTTCGGAGGAGTCTCGACGAGCTGCGCGAGGTGAACGAGGGGCCGCTCGAAGGACTCGTCCTCGATCTGCGCGACAACCCGGGCGGGCTGCTCAACCAGGCGGTCGAGGTCGCAGACGCCTGGCTCGGCGAAGGTCTCGTGGTCTACACGCAGGGACGCGACGAGCGGGAACGGACGGAGTTTCCGGCGGGCGACGCGACGCGCGAGCCCGACTACCCGGTCGTCGTGCTCGTGAACGAGGGCAGCGCGAGCGCCTCCGAGATCGTCGCCGGCGCCCTCCAGGACCATCACCGCGCGCTCGTGCTCGGCGTGCCCACCTTCGGCAAGGGCTCCGTACAGACGATCTACGACCTCGACGGCGGCGCCTGCCTGCGGATCACGACCGCCCTCTACTACACGCCGGCGGGTCGTTCGATCCAGGAGGTCGGCATCCAGCCCGACCTGCTCGTCCAGCGGGGCGACTCGGAGGGCGGCCGACTGCCGAGCCGGCGTCGCGTGAGAGAGAAGGACCTGCAGGGGCACTTCACCCAGAAGGACGCCACCGAGCTCGACGGGGGCACCGCGCCGCCGACTCGCATCCTCGAACACGAGCAGTCGCCCGCGGATGGAGCCGCTCCCGACGGAGAGACCCAGGCGCTGGAAGCGTCCGAGCAGGCTGAGCCCGTCGACGTGCAGCTCGCCCGCGCGGTCGAGGTCCTCAAGAGCTGGACCTATTTCGAGGATCTGCGGAAGATGCGCGAAGAGCGGGACGGCGAAGCGACCGACGGCGCGACGGTCGCAGCGGCCGAGGGTTCGTGA
- the xseA gene encoding exodeoxyribonuclease VII large subunit: MTSEVGGVRPRRREPRLLGVGQLLRGLQGLFEQRVGNVFVVGEISNLHEARSGHAYFTLKDDEGQIRCALFRGAARSVRFGLEEGLEVVAEADVSIYAARGDLQLVVRTLEPRGVGALQLAFEQLRKRLQAAGLFDEERKRPLPEYPKRIGLVTSPTSAAVRDVLKVAGRRFPGTPILIAPTLVQGDEAPAQVAAAIGRVASAPDVDVVLVVRGGGSLEDLWAFNTEAVAHAIADCPVPVVAGVGHETDVTIADLVADVRAPTPSAAAMVALPDGEALARLVERDTRRLVSAIESELDSARHRVERSVEVLHARSPQARVALARTREARARTAALAAIRRHVDRRRRRVGELAARLDAMSPLAVLGRGYALARRSEDGRVVRRATDVAVGETLDVQLAEGALGVEVTRLDPAEDADRA; the protein is encoded by the coding sequence GTGACGAGCGAGGTCGGTGGGGTGCGCCCGCGCCGGCGCGAGCCGCGGTTGCTCGGTGTCGGCCAGCTGCTCCGCGGCCTCCAGGGCCTCTTCGAGCAGCGCGTCGGAAACGTCTTCGTCGTCGGCGAGATCAGCAATCTCCACGAGGCGCGCTCGGGGCACGCCTACTTCACGCTCAAGGACGACGAGGGGCAGATCCGCTGCGCACTCTTCCGCGGCGCGGCGCGAAGCGTCCGCTTCGGCCTCGAAGAGGGGCTCGAGGTCGTCGCCGAGGCGGACGTCTCGATCTACGCCGCTCGCGGCGATCTCCAGCTCGTCGTGCGGACGCTCGAGCCGCGCGGGGTGGGTGCGCTCCAGCTCGCCTTCGAGCAGCTGCGCAAGCGCCTGCAGGCGGCGGGTCTCTTCGACGAGGAGCGGAAACGCCCGTTGCCCGAATACCCGAAGCGGATCGGGTTGGTGACCTCGCCGACGAGCGCGGCCGTCCGTGACGTGCTCAAGGTCGCCGGGCGGCGTTTCCCGGGGACACCGATCCTGATCGCGCCGACGCTCGTCCAGGGCGACGAGGCGCCGGCGCAGGTGGCCGCGGCGATCGGTCGCGTCGCCTCTGCGCCGGATGTCGACGTGGTGCTCGTCGTGCGCGGCGGCGGCTCCCTCGAGGATCTCTGGGCCTTCAACACCGAGGCGGTGGCCCATGCGATCGCGGACTGCCCGGTCCCCGTCGTCGCGGGGGTCGGACACGAGACCGACGTGACGATCGCGGACCTGGTCGCGGACGTGCGTGCGCCGACGCCGTCGGCGGCGGCGATGGTCGCGCTCCCGGACGGGGAGGCGCTCGCACGGCTCGTCGAGCGGGACACGCGACGGTTGGTGTCGGCGATCGAGTCGGAGCTCGATTCGGCGCGGCATCGGGTCGAGCGGTCCGTCGAGGTCCTCCATGCGCGCAGCCCGCAGGCGCGGGTCGCGCTCGCGCGGACCCGCGAGGCCCGGGCGCGAACGGCGGCCCTCGCGGCGATCCGGCGCCACGTCGATCGGCGGAGGCGGCGGGTCGGCGAGTTGGCGGCGCGGCTCGATGCGATGAGTCCGCTCGCCGTGCTCGGGCGGGGCTACGCCCTGGCGCGCCGGAGCGAGGACGGCCGGGTCGTGCGCCGGGCGACGGACGTGGCGGTCGGCGAGACCCTCGACGTGCAGCTCGCGGAGGGGGCGCTCGGCGTCGAGGTCACGCGACTCGACCCCGCCGAGGACGCGGACCGGGCCTGA